In Balaenoptera musculus isolate JJ_BM4_2016_0621 chromosome 19, mBalMus1.pri.v3, whole genome shotgun sequence, one genomic interval encodes:
- the TRIM28 gene encoding transcription intermediary factor 1-beta isoform X1 translates to MAASAAAASAAAAAASGSPGPGEGSAGAEKRAAASSATASASASAAASASASSPAGGGGEALELLEHCGVCRERLRPEREPRLLPCLHSACSACLGPAAPAAANSSGDGGAAGDSAVVDCPVCKQQCFSKDIVENYFMRDSGSKAATDSQDANQCCTSCEDNAPATSYCVECSEPLCETCVEAHQRVKYTKDHTVRSTDSPGLQDRQEVRPRSLSAPRVGDGEDELPLHRSHSPGPAKSRDGERTVYCNVHKHEPLVLFCESCDTLTCRDCQLNAHKDHQYQFLEDAVRNQRKLLASLVKRLGDKHATLQKNTKEVRSSIRQVSDVQKRVQVDVKMAILQIMKELNKRGRVLVNDAQKVTEGQQERLERQHWTMTKIQKHQEHILRFASWALESDNNTALLLSKKLIYFQLHRALKMIVDPVEPHGEMKFQWDLNAWTKSAEAFGKIVAERPGTNSTGPAPMAPPRAPGPLSKQGSGSSQPMEVQEGYGFGSDDPYSSAEPHVSGVKRSRSSDGEVSGLMRKVPRVSLERLDLDLTADSQPPVFKVFPGSTTEDYNLIVIERGAAAVAAGQPGTAPPGAPGAPPLPAMAIVKEEETEAAIGAPPAATEGPETKPVLMALAEGPGAEGPRLASPSGSTSSGLEVVAPEGTSAPAGGPGALDDSATICRVCQKPGDLVMCNQCEFCFHLDCHLPALQDVPGEEWSCSLCHVLPDLKEEDGSLNLDGGDSTGVVAKLSPANQQKCERVLLALFCHEPCRPLHQLATDSTFSLDQPGGTLDLTLIRARLQEKLSPPYSSPQEFAQDVGRMFKQFNKLTEDKADVQSIIGLQRFFETRMNEAFGDTKFSAVLVEPPPLSLPGAALSAQDLSSGPGDGP, encoded by the exons ATGGCGGCCTCGGCGGCGGCGgcctcggcggcggcggcggccgcctCCGGCAGCCCGGGCCCGGGCGAGGGCTCGGCGGGCGCCGAGAAGCGCGCCGCCGCCTCCTCGGCCACGGCCTCGGCTTCGGCCTCGGCGGCGGCGTCCGCATCGGCGTCGTCGCCCGCGGGGGGCGGCGGCGAGGCGCTGGAACTGCTGGAGCACTGCGGCGTGTGCCGGGAGCGCCTGCGGCCCGAGAGGGAACCGCGCCTGCTACCCTGCCTGCACTCGGCCTGCAGCGCCTGCCTCGGGCCCGCGGCGCCTGCTGCCGCCAACAGCTCGGGGGACGGAGGTGCGGCGGGCGACAGCGCTG TGGTGGACTGTCCCGTATGTAAGCAGCAGTGTTTCTCCAAAGATATTGTGGAGAATTACTTCATGCGCGACAGTGGCAGCAAGGCTGCCACCGATTCCCAGGATGCGAATCAG TGCTGCACTAGCTGTGAGGATAACGCCCCAGCCACCAGCTACTGTGTGGAGTGCTCTGAGCCGCTGTGTGAGACGTGCGTAGAGGCGCACCAGCGGGTGAAGTACACCAAGGACCACACTGTGCGTTCCACTG ATAGCCCAGGGTTGCAGGACAGGCAGGAAGTGAGGCCCCGATCTCTGTCTGCTCCTCGAGTTGGAGATGGTGAGGATGAGCTCCCGCTTCATAGATCCCATTCCCCAGGACCAGCCAAGTCGAGGGACGGTGAGCGCACGGTGTATTGCAACGTGCACAAGCACGAGCCCCTTGTGCTGTTTTGCGAGAGTTGCGACACCCTCACCTGCCGGGACTGCCAGCTCAACGCCCACAAGGACCACCA GTACCAGTTCCTGGAGGACGCTGTGAGGAACCAGCGCAAGCTCCTGGCCTCACTGGTGAAGCGCCTCGGGGACAAGCACGCGACATTGCAGAAGAACACCAAGGAGGTTCGCAGCTC GATCCGCCAGGTGTCTGACGTACAGAAGCGCGTGCAGGTGGACGTTAAGATGGCCATCCTGCAGATCATGAAGGAACTGAACAAGCGGGGCCGTGTGCTGGTTAACGACGCCCAG AAGGTGACTGAGGGGCAGCAGGAGCGCCTGGAGCGCCAGCACTGGACCATGACCAAGATCCAGAAGCACCAGGAGCACATCCTGCGCTTTGCCTCATGGGCTCTGGAAAGCGACAACAACACTGCGCTGCTACTCTCCAAGAAGCTG ATCTACTTCCAGCTGCACCGGGCCCTCAAGATGATCGTGGACCCCGTGGAGCCCCACGGTGAGATGAAGTTCCAGTGGGACCTCAATGCCTGGACCAAGAGCGCGGAGGCCTTTG GCAAGATCGTGGCAGAACGTCCTGGCACCAACTCCACAGGCCCTGCACCCATGGCCCCTCCTCGGGCTCCAGGGCCTTTGAGCAAGCAGGGCTCTGGCAGTAGCCAG CCCATGGAGGTGCAGGAAGGCTATGGCTTCGGGTCAG ATGACCCTTACTCGAGTGCAGAGCCCCACGTGTCAGGGGTGAAGCG GTCCCGCTCAAGTGATGGCGAGGTGAGCGGCCTCATGCGTAAGGTGCCACGGGTGAGCCTCGAACGCCTGGACTTGGATCTCACGGCTGACAGCCAGCCCCCAGTCTTCAAGGTCTTCCCAGGCAGCACCACTGAGGATTACAACCTCATCGTCATTGAGCGAGGTGCTGCAGCTGTTGCTGCTGGACAGCCTGGGACTGCGCCCCCCGGGGCCCctggcgccccgcccctgcctgcCATGGCCATCGTCAAG gaggaagaaacagaggctgcCATTGGAGCCCCGCCTGCTGCCACTGAGGGCCCCGAGACCAAACCTGTGTTGATGGCCCTGGCAGAGGGCCCCGGCGCCGAGGGCCCCCGCCTGGCTTCACCCAGTGGCAGCACCAGCTCAGGCCTGGAGGTGGTGGCTCCAGAGGGCACCTCAGCCCCAGCTGGTGGCCCAGGTGCCCTGGATGACAGTGCCACCATCTGCCGTGTCTGCCAGAAGCCAGGTGACCTGGTCATGTGCAACCAGTGCGAATTCTGCTTCCACCTGGACTGCCACCTGCCTGCCCTGCAGGATGTGCCAGG GGAGGAGTGGAGCTGCTCTCTCTGCCACGTGCTACCCGACCTGAAGGAGGAGGATGGCAGCCTAAACCTGGACGGGGGTGACAGCACTGGTGTGGTGGCCAAGCTCTCGCCAGCCAACCAGCAG AAGTGTGAGCGCGTCCTGCTGGCCCTCTTCTGCCATGAGCCCTGCCGGCCCCTGCACCAGCTGGCTACTGACTCCACCTTCTCCCTG GATCAGCCCGGCGGCACCCTGGACTTGACGCTGATTCGAGCCCGTCTGCAGGAGAAGTTGTCACCCCCCTACAGCTCCCCCCAGGAGTTTGCCCAGGATGTGGGCCGCATGTTCAAGCAGTTCAACAAGCTGACAGAG GACAAGGCCGACGTGCAGTCCATCATTGGCCTGCAGCGCTTCTTTGAGACTCGCATGAATGAAGCCTTTGGTGACACCAAGTTCTCCGCTGTTCTGGTGGAGCCCCCGCCGCTGAGCCTGCCTGGTGCTGCCCTGAGCGCCCAGGACCTGTCCAGTGGCCCTGGTGATGGCCCCTGA
- the UBE2M gene encoding NEDD8-conjugating enzyme Ubc12 → MIKLFSLKQQKKEEESAGGTKGSSKKASAAQLRIQKDINELNLPKTCDISFSDPDDLLNFKLVICPDEGFYKSGKFVFSFKVGQGYPHDPPKVKCETMVYHPNIDLEGNVCLNILREDWKPVLTINSIIYGLQYLFLEPNPEDPLNKEAAEVLQNNRRLFEQNVQRSMRGGYIGSTYFERCLK, encoded by the exons atGATCAAGCTGTTCTCGCTGAAGCagcagaagaaggaggaggagtcGGCGGGCGGCACCAAGGGCAGCAGCAAGAAGGCGTCGGCGGCGCAGCTGCGGATCCAGAAGG ACATAAACGAGCTGAATCTGCCCAAGACGTGTGACATCAGCTTCTCAGATCCAGACGACCTCCTCAACTTCAAGCTGGTTATCTGTCCTGATGAG ggCTTCTACAAGAGCGGGAAGTTTGTGTTCAGTTTTAAG GTGGGCCAGGGTTACCCGCATGACCCCCCCAAGGTGAAGTGTGAGACGATGGTTTATCACCCCAACATTGACCTCGAGGGCAACGTCTGCCTCAACATCCTCAG AGAGGACTGGAAGCCAGTCCTTACGATAAACTCCATAATTTATGGCCTGCAGTATCTCTTCTTG GAGCCCAACCCTGAAGACCCACTGAACAAGGAAGCCGCCGAGGTCCTGCAGAACAACCGGAGGCTGTTTGAGCAGAACGTGCAGCGCTCCATGCGGGGTGGCTATATCGGCTCCACCTACTTCGAGCGCTGCCTGAAATAG
- the TRIM28 gene encoding transcription intermediary factor 1-beta isoform X2, with product MAASAAAASAAAAAASGSPGPGEGSAGAEKRAAASSATASASASAAASASASSPAGGGGEALELLEHCGVCRERLRPEREPRLLPCLHSACSACLGPAAPAAANSSGDGGAAGDSAVVDCPVCKQQCFSKDIVENYFMRDSGSKAATDSQDANQCCTSCEDNAPATSYCVECSEPLCETCVEAHQRVKYTKDHTVRSTGPAKSRDGERTVYCNVHKHEPLVLFCESCDTLTCRDCQLNAHKDHQYQFLEDAVRNQRKLLASLVKRLGDKHATLQKNTKEVRSSIRQVSDVQKRVQVDVKMAILQIMKELNKRGRVLVNDAQKVTEGQQERLERQHWTMTKIQKHQEHILRFASWALESDNNTALLLSKKLIYFQLHRALKMIVDPVEPHGEMKFQWDLNAWTKSAEAFGKIVAERPGTNSTGPAPMAPPRAPGPLSKQGSGSSQPMEVQEGYGFGSDDPYSSAEPHVSGVKRSRSSDGEVSGLMRKVPRVSLERLDLDLTADSQPPVFKVFPGSTTEDYNLIVIERGAAAVAAGQPGTAPPGAPGAPPLPAMAIVKEEETEAAIGAPPAATEGPETKPVLMALAEGPGAEGPRLASPSGSTSSGLEVVAPEGTSAPAGGPGALDDSATICRVCQKPGDLVMCNQCEFCFHLDCHLPALQDVPGEEWSCSLCHVLPDLKEEDGSLNLDGGDSTGVVAKLSPANQQKCERVLLALFCHEPCRPLHQLATDSTFSLDQPGGTLDLTLIRARLQEKLSPPYSSPQEFAQDVGRMFKQFNKLTEDKADVQSIIGLQRFFETRMNEAFGDTKFSAVLVEPPPLSLPGAALSAQDLSSGPGDGP from the exons ATGGCGGCCTCGGCGGCGGCGgcctcggcggcggcggcggccgcctCCGGCAGCCCGGGCCCGGGCGAGGGCTCGGCGGGCGCCGAGAAGCGCGCCGCCGCCTCCTCGGCCACGGCCTCGGCTTCGGCCTCGGCGGCGGCGTCCGCATCGGCGTCGTCGCCCGCGGGGGGCGGCGGCGAGGCGCTGGAACTGCTGGAGCACTGCGGCGTGTGCCGGGAGCGCCTGCGGCCCGAGAGGGAACCGCGCCTGCTACCCTGCCTGCACTCGGCCTGCAGCGCCTGCCTCGGGCCCGCGGCGCCTGCTGCCGCCAACAGCTCGGGGGACGGAGGTGCGGCGGGCGACAGCGCTG TGGTGGACTGTCCCGTATGTAAGCAGCAGTGTTTCTCCAAAGATATTGTGGAGAATTACTTCATGCGCGACAGTGGCAGCAAGGCTGCCACCGATTCCCAGGATGCGAATCAG TGCTGCACTAGCTGTGAGGATAACGCCCCAGCCACCAGCTACTGTGTGGAGTGCTCTGAGCCGCTGTGTGAGACGTGCGTAGAGGCGCACCAGCGGGTGAAGTACACCAAGGACCACACTGTGCGTTCCACTG GACCAGCCAAGTCGAGGGACGGTGAGCGCACGGTGTATTGCAACGTGCACAAGCACGAGCCCCTTGTGCTGTTTTGCGAGAGTTGCGACACCCTCACCTGCCGGGACTGCCAGCTCAACGCCCACAAGGACCACCA GTACCAGTTCCTGGAGGACGCTGTGAGGAACCAGCGCAAGCTCCTGGCCTCACTGGTGAAGCGCCTCGGGGACAAGCACGCGACATTGCAGAAGAACACCAAGGAGGTTCGCAGCTC GATCCGCCAGGTGTCTGACGTACAGAAGCGCGTGCAGGTGGACGTTAAGATGGCCATCCTGCAGATCATGAAGGAACTGAACAAGCGGGGCCGTGTGCTGGTTAACGACGCCCAG AAGGTGACTGAGGGGCAGCAGGAGCGCCTGGAGCGCCAGCACTGGACCATGACCAAGATCCAGAAGCACCAGGAGCACATCCTGCGCTTTGCCTCATGGGCTCTGGAAAGCGACAACAACACTGCGCTGCTACTCTCCAAGAAGCTG ATCTACTTCCAGCTGCACCGGGCCCTCAAGATGATCGTGGACCCCGTGGAGCCCCACGGTGAGATGAAGTTCCAGTGGGACCTCAATGCCTGGACCAAGAGCGCGGAGGCCTTTG GCAAGATCGTGGCAGAACGTCCTGGCACCAACTCCACAGGCCCTGCACCCATGGCCCCTCCTCGGGCTCCAGGGCCTTTGAGCAAGCAGGGCTCTGGCAGTAGCCAG CCCATGGAGGTGCAGGAAGGCTATGGCTTCGGGTCAG ATGACCCTTACTCGAGTGCAGAGCCCCACGTGTCAGGGGTGAAGCG GTCCCGCTCAAGTGATGGCGAGGTGAGCGGCCTCATGCGTAAGGTGCCACGGGTGAGCCTCGAACGCCTGGACTTGGATCTCACGGCTGACAGCCAGCCCCCAGTCTTCAAGGTCTTCCCAGGCAGCACCACTGAGGATTACAACCTCATCGTCATTGAGCGAGGTGCTGCAGCTGTTGCTGCTGGACAGCCTGGGACTGCGCCCCCCGGGGCCCctggcgccccgcccctgcctgcCATGGCCATCGTCAAG gaggaagaaacagaggctgcCATTGGAGCCCCGCCTGCTGCCACTGAGGGCCCCGAGACCAAACCTGTGTTGATGGCCCTGGCAGAGGGCCCCGGCGCCGAGGGCCCCCGCCTGGCTTCACCCAGTGGCAGCACCAGCTCAGGCCTGGAGGTGGTGGCTCCAGAGGGCACCTCAGCCCCAGCTGGTGGCCCAGGTGCCCTGGATGACAGTGCCACCATCTGCCGTGTCTGCCAGAAGCCAGGTGACCTGGTCATGTGCAACCAGTGCGAATTCTGCTTCCACCTGGACTGCCACCTGCCTGCCCTGCAGGATGTGCCAGG GGAGGAGTGGAGCTGCTCTCTCTGCCACGTGCTACCCGACCTGAAGGAGGAGGATGGCAGCCTAAACCTGGACGGGGGTGACAGCACTGGTGTGGTGGCCAAGCTCTCGCCAGCCAACCAGCAG AAGTGTGAGCGCGTCCTGCTGGCCCTCTTCTGCCATGAGCCCTGCCGGCCCCTGCACCAGCTGGCTACTGACTCCACCTTCTCCCTG GATCAGCCCGGCGGCACCCTGGACTTGACGCTGATTCGAGCCCGTCTGCAGGAGAAGTTGTCACCCCCCTACAGCTCCCCCCAGGAGTTTGCCCAGGATGTGGGCCGCATGTTCAAGCAGTTCAACAAGCTGACAGAG GACAAGGCCGACGTGCAGTCCATCATTGGCCTGCAGCGCTTCTTTGAGACTCGCATGAATGAAGCCTTTGGTGACACCAAGTTCTCCGCTGTTCTGGTGGAGCCCCCGCCGCTGAGCCTGCCTGGTGCTGCCCTGAGCGCCCAGGACCTGTCCAGTGGCCCTGGTGATGGCCCCTGA
- the CHMP2A gene encoding charged multivesicular body protein 2a isoform X2, which yields MDLLFGRRKTPEELLRQNQRALNRAMRELDRERQKLETQEKKIIADIKKMAKQGQMDAVRIMARDLVRTRRYVRKFVLMRANIQAVSLKIQTLKSNNSMAQAMKGVTKAMGTMNRQLKLPQIQKIMMEFERQAEIMDMKEEMMNDAIDDAMGDEDDEEESDAVVAQVLDELGLSLTDELSNLPSTGGSLSVAASGKKAEAAASALVDADADLEERLKNLRRD from the exons ATGGACCTGCTGTTTGGGCGCCGGAAGACGCCGGAGGAGCTGCTGCGGCAGAACCAGCGCGCCCTGAACCGCGCCATGCGAGAGCTGGACCGTGAGCGACAGAagctagagacccaggagaaGAAAATCATTGCAGACATCAAGAAAATGGCCAAGCAGGGCCAAATG GACGCTGTGCGTATCATGGCAAGAGACCTGGTGCGCACAAGGCGGTACGTGCGAAAGTTTGTGTTGATGCGGGCCAACATCCAGGCTGTGTCCCTCAAGATCCAGACGCTCAAGTCTAACAACTCAATGGCACAAGCCATGAAGGGCGTCACCAAGGCCATGGGCACCATGAACAGACAG CTGAAGTTGCCCCAGATCCAGAAGATCATGATGGAGTTTGAGCGGCAGGCGGAGATTATGGACATGAAGGAGGAGATGATGAACGATGCCATTGACGATGCCATGGGTGACGAGGACGATGAAGAGGAGAG TGACGCTGTTGTAGCCCAGGTCCTGGACGAGCTGGGGTTGAGCCTGACGGACGAGCTGTCAA ACCTCCCGTCCACCGGAGGCTCCCTCAGTGTGGCTGCCAGTGGGAAGAAAGCAGAGGCTGCCGCCTCCGCCCTAGTCGATGCAGATGCAGACCTGGAGGAGCGGCTCAAGAACCTTCGAAGGGACTGA
- the CHMP2A gene encoding charged multivesicular body protein 2a isoform X1: MRLGPAWSPARAHARSCPRPAFRAPAGRVTSGGLIRKRRRPPRRQNRGAVVGGRSGAPSEKSVTRKRKRVPVATPSYRWAPAAMDLLFGRRKTPEELLRQNQRALNRAMRELDRERQKLETQEKKIIADIKKMAKQGQMDAVRIMARDLVRTRRYVRKFVLMRANIQAVSLKIQTLKSNNSMAQAMKGVTKAMGTMNRQLKLPQIQKIMMEFERQAEIMDMKEEMMNDAIDDAMGDEDDEEESDAVVAQVLDELGLSLTDELSNLPSTGGSLSVAASGKKAEAAASALVDADADLEERLKNLRRD; encoded by the exons ATGCGCCTGGGGCCGGCCTGGTCTCCGGCGCGTGCGCACGCGCGCTCTTGTCCCCGCCCAGCATTCCGGGCGCCGGCGGGACGTGTGACGTCGGGTGGTTTAATCCGGAAACGGCGGCGACCGCCGAGGCGACAGAACCGAGGGGCTGTCGTTGGTGGGCGCTCCGGGGCTCCCAGCGAGAAGAGCGTGACCCGGAAACGGAAGCGAGTCCCTGTCGCAACTCCG TCCTACCGGTGGGCTCCTGCGGCCATGGACCTGCTGTTTGGGCGCCGGAAGACGCCGGAGGAGCTGCTGCGGCAGAACCAGCGCGCCCTGAACCGCGCCATGCGAGAGCTGGACCGTGAGCGACAGAagctagagacccaggagaaGAAAATCATTGCAGACATCAAGAAAATGGCCAAGCAGGGCCAAATG GACGCTGTGCGTATCATGGCAAGAGACCTGGTGCGCACAAGGCGGTACGTGCGAAAGTTTGTGTTGATGCGGGCCAACATCCAGGCTGTGTCCCTCAAGATCCAGACGCTCAAGTCTAACAACTCAATGGCACAAGCCATGAAGGGCGTCACCAAGGCCATGGGCACCATGAACAGACAG CTGAAGTTGCCCCAGATCCAGAAGATCATGATGGAGTTTGAGCGGCAGGCGGAGATTATGGACATGAAGGAGGAGATGATGAACGATGCCATTGACGATGCCATGGGTGACGAGGACGATGAAGAGGAGAG TGACGCTGTTGTAGCCCAGGTCCTGGACGAGCTGGGGTTGAGCCTGACGGACGAGCTGTCAA ACCTCCCGTCCACCGGAGGCTCCCTCAGTGTGGCTGCCAGTGGGAAGAAAGCAGAGGCTGCCGCCTCCGCCCTAGTCGATGCAGATGCAGACCTGGAGGAGCGGCTCAAGAACCTTCGAAGGGACTGA